GCCGGGCCGAGCAGCGAGATGAGCGGGTTGGTCACCACCTGCACGATCACCACGCCGCTTGCTAGGATGAACAACGCACCGAGGAATAGGCCGTATGTGGCGGTCTGGCTTGCCGGGATGAAGAGCAGGCAGCCTGCCATCATGATCAGCAATCCGGCCACTGCACCGCGCATGTAACCGATCCGCTTGACCAGCTCGGCACCGGGGATCCCGATCATGAGATAGGCGGTGAAGAAGCAGAACTGCACCAGCATTGCTTCGGTGTAGTTAAGCGTGAACAGCTCCTTCAGCTTGGGCAGGATCACGTCGTTGAGCGAGGTGATGCCGCCGAAGATGAAGAACAGCGCAAAGACGAAATATTGCAAACCGGGCGCGTTTACGTGCGTGCCTTCATCGGTAAGCGTGGCCGGATCGGTGCTTGTGGCAACGTCTGGTGCCAAGGCCATAATGGTACTCTCCCTCTGGTCCTCCTGCGTGCGCGGTCAGGACATTCCCCTGTTGGCAGCGTGGCGCAGGGTGGCGGCCCTGTCCAACGCAAATTCGTATGCGCGGCGGCTCATGCCGTTCGCGCGATGCTAAGCAGCAATGCACCCGCCGCAACGACCAGCACTGCAAGCGCGATGAACAGGCCGGAAAAGCCGAAAACGGGCACCAGCAGCAGCGTCAGCCACGGCATGATCATCGAGGGCATGGTGTTAGTCAGGTTGAAGATCCCGAGGTCGCGCCCGCGGGTCTGCGGACGGGGCAGGACGCGCAGGGTCTGGCTGGTGTGGAGGGCGAGGACCACGCTCGCCGCGAGACCGAAGGCGACATACCCGGCGATGGCGAAGTTGCGGTCGCCCGCCATCGCCATGATGACGAGGCCGATGGACGAGACAAGGCACGCCGTGCCGAGCGGTAGGATCGGCCGGTTCGCGCGGTCCGACCAGCGCCCCACCACGAGCGCGAACGGCACCGCGCTTGCAAGGACCAGCCCGAAGATCGTGGCGGCCGTGTTCTCCGTGCTGGAGGGCGAGATCGAGCGGAACCACAGCAGGAAGAACGCGAAGAGCGAGGCTTCGGCAACCTGCACCAGAAGCCGTGCGAGCCACATGCGGAACACGGCAGGTCGGCTGCGCAACGCGTCTCGCTCCGCGATTTCTTCGCGACTGACGGGCGTCATAAGGCCGGGCGTCGGGACCGGTCGGGCGAGGAGCAGCCCCGGCAGGACGAGCGCGCCGACCAGCGCGACCACGACCGGGAAACGCATTTCGACCGGAACGAGCCACGTCGAGGTGACGAGCACGCCGGACAGCGCGCCCGTCGCAGGCGCAAACGCAAGCATCCCGCCGAGCCGTCCTTTCTGGTCGTCCGGCACGCAATCGCCCGCCCACGCGGCGATAGGGGCGAGCATCATGTTGAGAGCCAACTGCCACGCCACGATGGCGCCGAGAAGGGCGGGAAAGCTCTCGATGGATGGCATCAGGAGCAACAGCGCGGAACTAAGCGCGAACCCCGCTAGCGCCCAGCCACGGCGATTGGCGGTAAGATCGCTCACACAGCCGAACCCGATGTTGGCGACGCTGGCCGCCCCCGCCCCCGCCAGAGCGATCCACGACAGCCACTGCACGATCCCGTCGCCGGCGAGGCTGCTGACATGGATGGGCAGGAGAATGGTAAGGAAGGGAACGTAGGCGACCGCGCCGCCGGCAACCGCAGCGGCATAAAGCCACAGGAAGCGCGTCGATTGCTGCGGCTGTCCGGTGGCCGGGATGGCGGCGCTAGCCATGCGATCCCGCGCGGGGAGGGGCGGTGGAATCGCGCACGACAAGGCGAGCCGGGATGACCGAGCGTTCCTCGTCCTCCAGCTCCCCGCGCTTCGCCTGGATCAGCTTCTCCACTGCAAGCGATGCGAGCTCCGCGATGGGCTGGTCGATGGCGGTCATCGCGGGCACGGAACCGCGCAGCACGGGCGTGTCGTCGAAGCTTATCACCGACAGGTCGCCAGGCACCGACAGGCCAAGTTCGCGCGCGACGTCGAGCGTGGCCATCGCCATGTGGTCGC
This sequence is a window from Alteriqipengyuania flavescens. Protein-coding genes within it:
- a CDS encoding MFS transporter, which codes for MASAAIPATGQPQQSTRFLWLYAAAVAGGAVAYVPFLTILLPIHVSSLAGDGIVQWLSWIALAGAGAASVANIGFGCVSDLTANRRGWALAGFALSSALLLLMPSIESFPALLGAIVAWQLALNMMLAPIAAWAGDCVPDDQKGRLGGMLAFAPATGALSGVLVTSTWLVPVEMRFPVVVALVGALVLPGLLLARPVPTPGLMTPVSREEIAERDALRSRPAVFRMWLARLLVQVAEASLFAFFLLWFRSISPSSTENTAATIFGLVLASAVPFALVVGRWSDRANRPILPLGTACLVSSIGLVIMAMAGDRNFAIAGYVAFGLAASVVLALHTSQTLRVLPRPQTRGRDLGIFNLTNTMPSMIMPWLTLLLVPVFGFSGLFIALAVLVVAAGALLLSIARTA